TGAGCATCCACGAGTTGCGGACAGATGATTACATCCGGCGAGAAGCTTGCCGCTACCCGCGCTAGCGCGGTCTTCGCCGCCAGCCAGTGGTGGGGCACAAGGCCATCAGGCAGTTCGGCGAAAGATATCTCAGTTACGCATCCCGGCAGGAAGTTCGTCACGGCTCGCTCCGCTTCCACTTGCCGTTCCGCCGTGCTGGTCAAAATAAGCCCTTGATAGGTGAGATCACTGACGCTGTTTGCCAACGTCAGCAGCAGACCGCCTGCCCCTATCTCAAGATCATCGGGATGAGCTCCTAACCCGAGGACGCGCAGTGGTCCTGGTGGAAGGGTCAATGACATCACAGCATTTCGCCGTTCTTCCACAACGCCCAGGGTCGGTTGCCGCTTTGATACATCTTCTCCAACTCGGCCCGCTCTTTGACAGTGTCAGCCGGCATCCAGAAGCCACGGTGCATGTGAGCGTAGACCT
This sequence is a window from Actinomycetes bacterium. Protein-coding genes within it:
- a CDS encoding PIG-L family deacetylase, whose amino-acid sequence is MSLTLPPGPLRVLGLGAHPDDLEIGAGGLLLTLANSVSDLTYQGLILTSTAERQVEAERAVTNFLPGCVTEISFAELPDGLVPHHWLAAKTALARVAASFSPDVIICPQLVDAHQDHRTLAELVPTVFRDHLVLGYEIPKWDGDLGRGAPGIYVSLDEEVMARKCDLLRESFPSQIGRDWFDDKVFRGLARLRGMECRAPYAEAYTCNKMTLTPRREDE